A DNA window from Gillisia sp. Hel1_33_143 contains the following coding sequences:
- the nusG gene encoding transcription termination/antitermination protein NusG, with amino-acid sequence MAEVKDKKWYVVRAVSGQENKVKEYIEREISHQGMEDFVGEVLVPTEKVIQIRNGKKISKERVYFPGYVMVLANLGGEIPHIIKTINGVIGFLGETKGGDPVPLRRSEVNRMLGKVDELSVKADNVAIPFTLGETIKVIDGPFNGFNGTVEKINEEKRKLEVMVKIFGRKTPLELSYMQVEKV; translated from the coding sequence ATGGCAGAAGTAAAGGATAAGAAATGGTATGTGGTTCGTGCCGTGAGTGGTCAGGAAAATAAGGTAAAAGAATATATTGAACGTGAGATTTCACACCAAGGAATGGAAGATTTCGTGGGTGAAGTTCTTGTGCCTACAGAGAAAGTTATTCAGATTAGAAATGGTAAGAAGATTTCTAAAGAAAGAGTATACTTTCCTGGTTATGTTATGGTTTTAGCAAATCTTGGAGGTGAAATTCCACACATCATTAAGACTATTAATGGTGTTATCGGGTTTTTAGGTGAAACTAAAGGAGGAGATCCTGTTCCGTTAAGAAGATCAGAAGTAAATAGAATGTTAGGTAAAGTTGATGAGCTTTCAGTTAAAGCAGACAATGTTGCTATACCTTTTACTTTAGGAGAAACCATTAAAGTTATTGATGGACCTTTTAACGGATTTAATGGAACTGTTGAAAAGATTAATGAAGAAAAGCGTAAACTAGAAGTAATGGTTAAGATCTTTGGAAGAAAGACACCGTTAGAGCTTAGTTATATGCAAGTTGAAAAAGTATAA
- the rplA gene encoding 50S ribosomal protein L1, with the protein MAKITKKQKEAQSKIESGKLYSVSEASALVKEISNENFDPSVDLAVRLNVDPRKANQMVRGVVTLPHGTGKDVKVLALVTPDKEAEAKEAGADYVGLDEYLDKIKSGWTDVDVIITMPSVMGKLGPLGRVLGPRGLMPNPKTGTVTMDVAKAVSDVKAGKIDFKVDKTGIVHAGIGKASFDAEKIAGNARELLTTLVKLKPVASKGVYIKSIYISSTMGPSVEIDTKRFTEQ; encoded by the coding sequence ATGGCAAAAATAACTAAAAAGCAAAAAGAAGCTCAGTCTAAAATTGAAAGCGGAAAATTGTATTCAGTTAGTGAAGCTTCTGCTTTAGTAAAAGAAATTTCCAACGAAAATTTTGATCCTTCTGTAGATCTTGCAGTTCGTTTGAACGTAGATCCACGTAAAGCCAACCAAATGGTTAGAGGTGTTGTAACCTTACCACACGGTACTGGTAAAGACGTGAAAGTTTTAGCCTTAGTAACTCCAGATAAGGAAGCTGAAGCTAAAGAAGCAGGTGCAGATTACGTTGGTTTAGATGAATATCTAGATAAGATTAAGTCTGGTTGGACGGATGTTGATGTAATTATCACCATGCCTAGTGTTATGGGTAAATTAGGACCTTTAGGTAGAGTATTAGGACCAAGAGGATTGATGCCTAACCCAAAGACAGGAACTGTTACTATGGATGTAGCTAAAGCTGTATCTGATGTGAAAGCTGGTAAGATCGACTTTAAAGTTGATAAGACTGGTATTGTTCATGCCGGGATTGGAAAAGCATCTTTTGATGCAGAGAAAATTGCAGGAAACGCAAGAGAATTATTAACTACTTTGGTTAAATTGAAACCAGTGGCTTCTAAGGGTGTTTATATTAAGAGTATATACATTTCTTCTACAATGGGCCCAAGTGTTGAAATAGATACTAAAAGGTTTACTGAGCAATAA
- the tuf gene encoding elongation factor Tu: MAKETFDRSKPHLNIGTIGHVDHGKTTLTAAITKVMADAGFSAAMSFDQIDNAPEEKERGITINSSHVEYSTKERHYAHVDCPGHADYVKNMVTGAAQMDGAILVVASTDGPMPQTREHILLGRQVGIPRIVVFMNKVDMVDDEELLELVEMEIRDLLSFYEYDGDNGPVVQGSALGALNGEEKWVNTVLELMEAVDSWIELPVRDVEKPFLMPIEDVFSITGRGTVATGRIETGVANTGDPVEIIGMGAEKLTSTITGVEMFRKILDRGEAGDNVGILLRGIEKSMISRGMVIVKPGSVTPHKKFKAEVYVLKKEEGGRHTPFHNNYRPQFYVRTTDVTGTITLPEGVEMVMPGDNLTIHVELLQTIAMNVGLRFAIREGGRTVGAGQVTEILD; encoded by the coding sequence ATGGCAAAGGAAACTTTTGATCGTTCCAAACCGCACTTAAACATAGGTACGATAGGACACGTAGATCACGGAAAAACTACCTTAACTGCAGCGATTACTAAAGTAATGGCTGACGCTGGATTTTCAGCAGCTATGTCTTTTGATCAGATTGACAATGCTCCAGAAGAAAAAGAAAGAGGTATTACTATTAACTCTTCACACGTAGAGTACTCTACTAAAGAGCGTCACTATGCACACGTAGATTGTCCTGGTCACGCGGATTATGTAAAGAACATGGTTACTGGTGCTGCTCAAATGGATGGTGCTATCTTGGTTGTTGCTTCAACTGATGGTCCTATGCCACAAACTCGTGAGCACATCTTATTAGGTCGTCAGGTTGGTATTCCAAGAATCGTTGTATTCATGAATAAAGTGGATATGGTTGATGATGAGGAATTATTAGAATTAGTTGAGATGGAGATCAGAGATCTTTTATCTTTCTATGAATATGATGGTGATAATGGTCCTGTTGTTCAAGGTTCTGCTTTAGGAGCTTTAAACGGTGAGGAAAAATGGGTGAATACAGTTTTAGAATTAATGGAAGCTGTAGATTCATGGATCGAACTTCCAGTTCGTGACGTTGAAAAGCCTTTCTTAATGCCTATCGAAGATGTATTCTCTATTACTGGTCGTGGTACTGTTGCAACAGGTCGTATTGAAACTGGTGTAGCAAATACTGGAGATCCTGTTGAGATCATTGGTATGGGAGCTGAGAAATTAACTTCTACTATTACTGGAGTTGAAATGTTCCGTAAGATCTTAGATAGAGGTGAAGCTGGAGATAACGTTGGTATTCTTTTAAGAGGTATTGAGAAGTCAATGATCTCTAGAGGTATGGTAATCGTTAAGCCAGGATCTGTAACTCCTCACAAAAAGTTTAAAGCTGAGGTTTACGTATTGAAAAAAGAAGAAGGTGGACGTCACACTCCATTCCATAATAACTACCGTCCTCAGTTCTACGTACGTACAACTGATGTAACTGGAACTATTACTTTACCAGAAGGTGTAGAGATGGTAATGCCAGGGGATAACTTAACTATCCACGTTGAGTTATTGCAAACAATTGCAATGAATGTTGGTCTTCGTTTTGCTATCCGTGAAGGTGGTAGAACAGTAGGAGCAGGTCAAGTAACTGAGATCCTAGACTAA
- the rplJ gene encoding 50S ribosomal protein L10, whose amino-acid sequence MTREEKSLVIEDLTAQLSNNSIIYLADISGLNALGTSNLRRACFKANVKLAVVKNTLLAKAMEASDKEFGELPSVLKGNTSIMISDTGNAPAKVIKEFRKKSDKPLLKGAFIEEAIYVGDDYLETLVNIKSKEEVIGDIIGLLQSPAKNVVSALKSSGGKLAGILKTLSEKEG is encoded by the coding sequence ATGACAAGAGAAGAAAAATCATTAGTAATTGAAGATCTAACTGCGCAGTTATCAAATAATTCTATTATTTACCTTGCAGATATCTCAGGTTTAAACGCCTTAGGTACTTCAAACTTACGTAGAGCTTGTTTTAAAGCTAACGTAAAACTAGCAGTAGTTAAAAATACGTTGCTTGCAAAAGCTATGGAAGCTTCCGATAAGGAATTCGGAGAACTTCCTTCAGTTTTAAAAGGCAATACATCTATAATGATCTCTGATACTGGAAATGCTCCAGCTAAAGTGATCAAAGAATTCAGAAAAAAATCTGATAAACCATTACTTAAAGGAGCTTTTATTGAAGAAGCGATTTATGTAGGTGACGATTATCTTGAGACATTGGTTAACATCAAGTCTAAAGAAGAAGTTATTGGGGATATCATCGGATTGTTACAATCACCTGCTAAGAACGTTGTTTCAGCGCTTAAATCAAGTGGTGGTAAATTAGCTGGAATTCTTAAAACTCTTTCTGAAAAAGAAGGATAA
- the rplK gene encoding 50S ribosomal protein L11 — protein sequence MAKEVSKVVKLQVRGGAANPSPPVGPALGAAGVNIMEFCKQFNARTQDKAGKVLPVQITVYKDKSFDFVIKTPPAAVQILEAAKSKKGSGEPNRKKIASVSWDQVRAIAEDKMQDLNAFTVESAMKMVAGTARSMGVTIKGQAPF from the coding sequence ATGGCAAAAGAAGTAAGTAAAGTTGTTAAACTACAAGTTCGTGGAGGTGCTGCTAACCCATCACCACCAGTTGGACCTGCTTTAGGTGCTGCCGGAGTAAATATAATGGAGTTCTGTAAGCAGTTTAATGCTAGAACCCAGGATAAAGCTGGTAAAGTTTTACCAGTACAAATTACAGTTTATAAAGATAAATCTTTTGATTTTGTAATTAAAACTCCACCAGCCGCAGTTCAAATATTAGAAGCAGCAAAATCTAAAAAAGGTTCTGGTGAGCCTAATCGTAAAAAGATTGCCAGCGTTTCTTGGGATCAGGTTAGAGCTATTGCTGAAGATAAAATGCAAGATTTAAATGCATTTACTGTAGAATCAGCAATGAAAATGGTAGCGGGAACAGCTCGCTCCATGGGTGTAACTATTAAAGGGCAAGCGCCGTTTTAA
- the rplL gene encoding 50S ribosomal protein L7/L12 gives MADLKDFAEQLVNLTVKEVNELATILKEEYGIEPAAAAVAMAGPAGGGEDAAEEQSEFDVILKAAGSSKLAVVKMVKELTGLGLKDAKELVDGAPKAVKEGVAKDEAEALKAQLEEAGAEVELK, from the coding sequence ATGGCAGATTTAAAAGATTTCGCAGAGCAATTAGTTAACTTAACAGTAAAAGAAGTTAATGAATTAGCTACTATTTTAAAAGAAGAATATGGTATCGAACCTGCAGCTGCTGCTGTAGCTATGGCTGGTCCAGCTGGTGGTGGTGAAGATGCTGCTGAAGAGCAATCAGAGTTTGACGTAATCCTTAAAGCTGCAGGTAGCTCTAAATTAGCTGTAGTGAAAATGGTAAAAGAACTTACTGGTCTTGGTCTTAAAGATGCTAAAGAATTAGTAGATGGTGCTCCTAAAGCAGTTAAAGAAGGAGTTGCTAAAGACGAAGCTGAAGCATTAAAAGCACAATTAGAAGAAGCAGGAGCTGAGGTTGAGCTTAAATAA
- the secE gene encoding preprotein translocase subunit SecE, with protein sequence MAGIVNYISESYNELKNHVTWPTMAEAQRLTVVVALFSIIFSLAIWGVDTVFSSAIEKYFEWIKS encoded by the coding sequence ATGGCAGGAATCGTCAATTATATTTCAGAGTCTTATAACGAGTTAAAGAATCACGTAACTTGGCCAACTATGGCGGAGGCTCAAAGGTTAACAGTAGTTGTAGCTCTTTTTTCAATTATTTTTTCTTTAGCTATTTGGGGTGTGGACACCGTTTTTAGTTCTGCAATAGAAAAATATTTTGAATGGATTAAATCTTAA